In Candidatus Contubernalis alkalaceticus, the following proteins share a genomic window:
- a CDS encoding sensor histidine kinase, with translation MKSISIKWKIYFFLLGFCALLLLILWLSQVVFLDQFYRFVKIGEIKSSAASVEKSLDSTNLEELVERIAIDNDVCIEILSENGNALYSSGTLRDSVILTMLPFEKVRLLASAQEHGGELMVYYNRESLRESLFPNAESTRRIPSIDIGRQSSLIYAKIMADGDGNTVAVLINSVIAPVDATVNTLRIQLYYITGFMLVFSIILAFIIAKRVSTPIEKINESAKTLAKGDYGTFFSGGGYREIDELADTLNHTAKELSKVEKLRQELIANISHDLRTPLTLISGYAEAMCDLPGEMSEENAQIIVGETKRLTTLVNDVLDISKLQSGMQQINPARYGLTESIGNIVNRLNALLKKDGYTIEFLRDAEVTVYADESLISQAFYNLLINGINYVGSDKMVTVKQTLADTWVKIQVIDNGEGIEEEFLPHIWDRYFKVDKTHRRAVTGTGLGLSIVRSIIQLHGGEYGVFSKPREGSVFWFALQYEK, from the coding sequence ATGAAAAGTATCAGTATAAAATGGAAAATTTATTTCTTTCTGCTGGGTTTCTGTGCTTTATTGCTGCTGATCTTATGGCTGTCCCAGGTTGTATTTTTGGATCAGTTTTACAGGTTTGTTAAGATTGGCGAAATCAAAAGCAGCGCGGCGTCCGTTGAGAAGAGTCTGGACAGCACTAATTTGGAGGAACTGGTGGAGCGGATCGCAATAGATAACGATGTTTGTATCGAAATCTTATCCGAAAACGGAAACGCATTGTATTCCTCCGGCACGTTGCGGGACAGTGTCATACTTACTATGTTACCCTTTGAGAAGGTTCGGCTGTTGGCCAGCGCACAGGAACATGGCGGAGAGCTTATGGTTTACTACAATCGGGAGAGCCTTCGTGAATCTTTATTCCCCAACGCTGAATCAACCAGGCGAATTCCTTCCATTGATATCGGGAGACAGAGTTCTTTAATCTATGCAAAAATTATGGCTGATGGAGATGGAAATACGGTGGCGGTGTTGATTAATTCCGTAATCGCTCCTGTGGATGCGACGGTGAATACGCTTCGGATCCAGTTATATTATATTACGGGTTTCATGCTGGTGTTCTCTATTATTTTGGCCTTTATCATTGCAAAAAGGGTGTCAACGCCCATTGAAAAAATAAACGAAAGCGCAAAGACCCTGGCGAAAGGAGATTATGGCACTTTTTTTTCCGGAGGTGGCTATCGGGAAATCGATGAGCTTGCGGATACCCTTAACCATACTGCAAAGGAACTGTCTAAGGTGGAAAAACTAAGACAGGAGCTGATCGCAAACATTTCTCACGACCTGCGGACACCTCTTACCTTGATCAGCGGTTATGCGGAGGCAATGTGTGACTTGCCCGGTGAAATGAGCGAGGAGAATGCGCAGATCATTGTGGGAGAGACCAAACGTCTGACAACCCTGGTCAACGATGTGTTGGATATCTCGAAACTGCAGTCCGGTATGCAGCAGATCAATCCCGCCCGCTATGGTTTGACAGAAAGTATTGGCAATATAGTGAACAGGTTAAATGCCCTTTTGAAAAAAGATGGCTATACTATCGAATTTTTACGGGATGCAGAGGTGACGGTTTACGCCGATGAGTCACTGATTTCTCAGGCGTTCTATAATCTGTTAATCAATGGAATCAACTACGTGGGCAGCGACAAGATGGTAACAGTAAAGCAAACCTTGGCGGATACATGGGTGAAGATCCAGGTAATCGACAACGGGGAGGGAATTGAAGAGGAATTCCTGCCCCATATTTGGGATAGGTACTTCAAGGTAGACAAGACTCATCGGCGTGCGGTAACGGGGACTGGGTTGGGGCTTTCCATTGTGAGATCTATCATCCAACTGCATGGAGGAGAATATGGCGTTTTCTCGAAACCCAGGGAGGGCAGTGTGTTCTGGTTTGCACTGCAATATGAGAAGTGA